In Chitinophaga sp. H8, the sequence GGCTCTTATCTACTTCTGCCTGGTTCTGAAAAATGCCATCCGCAATCCAGCCAAAGTAGTAACCTACCGGCATACCTATTTCTGTTCTGGTGATAGCTTCGTTCAGGTGAGCAGTTCCGATCACCGGTTCACCACCACCTAAAGTCAGCACCTTATTCTTGAAAGTGGATATGTTTCCTTTAATGCCGTAGGTGAAATCACCCACTTTATTGTTGTAGCCAACGGATAATTCCCATCCTTTATTTTCCATGCTTCCTGCATTAGACCAAGGATCACCAGGGTATCCCATGGTAGTTGGCATTGGTACAGTCAGCAACATATCATTAATCCTTTTGTTAAAGTAATCAATGGTTACATCCAGTTTACCATTAAACAACAACAGGTCCAATGCGATATCCGTTTGTTTGGAAGTTTCCCATTGGAGGGTAGGCAAGCCAATACCACTGCGGCCTGCTCCCAGGTACCCGGTATTGTTATCACCAAAAAGATAACGGTTAGGAATAGGCAGGTTGCCATAGGTAGACAGATAAGCACCTGAAATACCTACATTCTGATTACCTATTGTACCATAGCTTCCCCTTAATTTACCATCGGTGAGCCAGCTCAGACCCGCATTCTTAATAAAGTCCTCCTCTGTAAAGCGCCATGCGGCTGATACAGAAGGGAAAGTTCCCCAACGGTAATCCTGGTCAAAATAAGAGCTCGCATCACGACGGATATTGGCAGCCAGGATATACCTGTCGGCATATACGTAGTTAACACGTCCAAAAAAGGATTGGAGAGAATTAGCATATGTATAACCGGAAGCGCCGGGCAGGATGGTCCCCGCATCAATGATGCGCATATCTTCATCGTTATTAACGATGCCGGATTTAGAAGCACCATAGTTCAACCCTTTGGTCAGCTCTGCCGAAATACCACCTAATGCGGTAACATGGTGTTTACCCCAGGTTTGATCGTAGGTAAGGGTGTTTTCCCATACAAAGTAATTATTCCAGGAAGAGGAATTGCTTACGGTATTGTTGGTCTGGTAGTCAAAAGCATTCAGGCGATAGGATGGTGTAAATCCTTTAGATAAGCCACGGGATAAATCCAATCCGAAATTACTTCTAAAAGTAAGTGGGTCAATGATCTTTACATCCAGGCTGGCACCACCTTTTATCGCAATACCTTCCCATTTGCTCTGACGCATCCGTTCTACCTGCGCAGCAGGGTTAGGCTTGTTTGTATATAATATACCTCCGTATTGTGAAAAAGGGTTATTACCCTCATATCCATCCATAATACGATTATAAAAATCAGGCACATCTTTCAGGTTGTTACGGAATACCGGTGTGATGGGATCCGCTGTCATCGCGCTGAAAATGGTACCAGTATAAGGATTGTTTTCATCCACATTACGACGACTTTCATAGATCAGGCCGATATTGCTGCTGAACTTCACCCTTGGACTGATATCTGCCCCTACATTGGTGCGCCAGGAGATACGCTCATAGTCTGATCCTTTTACAATACCTTTCTGGTTCATATATCCCAGGTTGGTAGCATAGGTAAGGTTTTTACCAGCACCAGTGATACCCAGGTTATAGCTTTGAATAGGTGCATTTTCCTGAATGATTTCCTTCCACCAGTCAGTACCATTACGGCTACCGGTATTGGATTCAACAAATTTCAGTGCCTCTGCAATTTTCTGAGGAGTAGCAAAATCCTGAGGAGGCGCCGCACCTACTGCACTGGCAGCCCTGATTTTATACTGGATAAATTCTTCTGCATTCAGCATGTGCGGGCGTTTCCAGGCAGACTGTATACCTGTATAGGTATCAAAAGTAACGTGCATTTTCTCATCACGTTTGTCTCCTTTTTTGGTAGTAACAATCACCACACCATTAGAGGCTCTGGCGCCATAGATAGCAGCTGTAGAAGCATCTTTCAGGATGTCCATAGCCTCAATATCTGTTGGGTTCAGCCAGGCAATATCTGTTTGTGGCAAACCATCTACTATATACAATGGTGTATTGCTACCATGAATGGAACCGATACCACGGATACGTACAATCGCAGGTGATCCGGGGCTGCCGCTGCTCTGGGTCACCATTACACCGGCTGCTTTTCCCTGTAATGCTTCCGCCGCACTTCTCACCGGTATATTACGCAGGTCTTTTCCATTTACAGAGCTAATCGCACCCGTAATATCCTTTTTCTTTTGTGTACCATATCCCACCACTACTACTTCATTCAGTCCGCTGGTAGATTCGATCAATGTAACCGCCAATGGTGCATTGCCATTCACCATTACTTCCTGTGCTTCATATCCCATGTAGCTAAATACCAGTATGGTACCGTTGGCAGCCGTTAAAGAAAACTGGCCATTAACATCCGTTACCGTACCGGCTTTGCCATTCTTTTCTTTAACAGATACGCCAATCAGCGGATTACCATTGGCATCTGATACCTTCCCCGTGATTTTATCCTGTCTGTCTATTTCCCCTTTGGGAGAAATCACCACCAGTTTCTCATCCACTATTTTATAAGACAGGGTACTATCCAATACCTGTTTCATAATTTCAGATAAGGCTGCATCTTTGACCTGCAAATCGATTTTTCCCAGTTTTTTGATATAGCCGTAATTATAGAAAAAACGGTAATCGCTTTCTTTCTGGATTTTGGCAAAAATCTTGTCTGCCTCTGTTTTTTCAAAGCGGAGTGTAAATTTCTCCTGAGAAAAAACATTAGCGGAAGTATGCAAAAAAGTCAACAGCACTAAGGCAAAACTTAATTTCATAATGAGGAATAGTTTGATTGCCAGGTGGAATACACAGGAATTCCTCCCAAATCTTCTTTTTTTCATAGATTTGTTTTAGAAAGGTTTGTAATCAGGAGCAAGTATTGTTTGATAAGCTGCTTACTCCTATTGAAAATGCATAGCCTTTTTTCCGGGAAGAGTGCCACCTCTTCCCTTTTTTTATTGCCTTCAGCCTATATTATCGCATAGCTAAAGGCCGACCACTATGTAATCAGGTAGTGAAGTTGTTTTTTCATACTGGACTTTTTTGTGTTGATAAAATGTAATCGCTCACTGTCTGCAGCCCCTGGCTGCATGATTCATGGTATTTTAAACTGACGTCGCCGTGCTTTATTTAAAAAGATATATTTCCTTTTTTTCTATCCGGTAACGAAAACCGGTGGTCATTTGTAATAGCCGTAAAGCTTTGTCAACGCCTTCTTTTTCAAACACACCGGCTAATACCTCATATTTTAGCGCTTCATTTTCAAAATGGATATGCACATCAAACTGTCTTTCCATTTTATGCGCTACTTCTTCAAAAGTTTCATTCACAAATGCCAGCTTCTGGTTGAGCCAGGCTGTTTCCATTACCAGGCTGCTGTCCTGGCGATTTATGGGTAATTCCTGTACCTGGTATTTCAAAGCATTCACAGGTCTCATCTCCTGCTGATGATTGGTGGGAACAGCCTCCAATGGCATGATCAGCTTTTCCTGTTTCGACAGGATCACTTTTCTATCCGGGTTATTTCCCATAATCACCTGTACTTTTCCATCAATAACCGTTGTTTCTGCATTACGATCGCCCTTGTACGCTTTTACATTGAATGCGGTCCCCAATACCCGGACGGTAAGGTGATCCGTATATACTATAAAAGGCTTGGTGTGATTCCTCGTTACATCGAAAAACGCCTCTCCTTCCAGTTTTACTTCACGTGCCAGCCCCATGAAGTCATTGGTATAGGTAAGCTTGCTGCCGGCATTCAACCAGATCTGTGTGCCATCAGGCAACACTGCTTTTTTGAGTGTGCCATTGCCAGCTACTATCTCATATTTTACAACCTCTTCACCAGCAGCCCTGCCACCGGTGTGCTGTTTTTTCCATAGCCATCCACCACCTGCCAATAAAACCAGCAGTACTGCTGCCGCTGCCAGCCATGCACTTTTGAGTGGAAACTTCCGGCGTTTTACTTCCGGTACGCCCTCCTCCAGTTTGGACGAAAGTTGTTCCCATCCTGTCAGCATGATATCCTGCTCTTCAACAGGTGTTTCGATATGTTGCCTATTACCTCCAATAGCATGAATCACCTCTTCTACATAACGGTATTCCGGATGCTGCACCAACAAGGCTTCCAGTTCCTGCAGTTCATCCGGACCTGCCGCTCGTCCCAATTTCCGGGCTATCAGTTCCAGTATTCTTTCTGATTTCATTGATACAATAAGGTGCTTCGCTCAAAGGACACACGGTAAAAATGAATTCCCTAAAAGCGCTACAAAAAAATTTACTTCGTTACAAAAAGATGACAATAAAGTAGAGAAGGGAGGTTAATCTTGAATGGTATCCCCTATTATTTTTTTGCTGGATGTGCGCTGCAGAAAGGGCTGCAGCAAATGTGACAGCTTTTTAAGAGCAATCACCAATTGTGCATCCACCGTTTTTGTAGCAATCCCTAAAATATCTGCCACTTCACTATAAGACAATCCATCTTCTTTTACCAGCTTAAAGATCAATTTGCATTTGGGAGGCAACTGCTGAATCGCTGCAGCAATAGCCTGTTGCAATTCATTGGTAAGCAGTAGCTGCTCTGCATTCAGGGATAGCTGAAAATGCTGTACATGCACATTATCAAGGTCCAATTCCTGAAAAGGGATTACTGTACGTAAATGATTCAATGCAGTGTGCTTGACCGCTACATACAGATATACTTTCATGTTGGATATTTTATCCAACACTTTCCGCTTCTCCCAAAGTTTTACAAAAACGTCATTCACTACTTCCTCTGCCATTTGCCTGTTTTTGATAAACGTGTAGGCAAACTGGAAAAGACGGAACACCTGTTGTTGATAAAATGCTTTGAAAGCAAGTTGGTCGTCTTTAAACTGTATGCGATATAGCAGCTCCTCCATAGTGATAATCGTCACCTCCGTATAGCTGCAAAATAGAAATTTTTTTTAAAAAGTACTACTAAATAATAGATTTCTTTATAAATGGTACAGGCAGTTGACTAAATAATCAACTGCCTGCACCTCTTTTTGAAACAATTTTATTCCTTATCCCACCATACATTAGTAGAAACTGCATCCGTTCCCCCCATCCTGTTCACTGCATCCATATAGTTTGCTTCATTTGATACTTTCTCACCAGGAGGGTAAGTCATCCGTTTGATATAATTGCCCGGAGAGCCGTCCTTAGCTTTAATGGTAGAAGGATCGGGCGCTGCAAAAGGCAGCAGCACAGGCTTATGCAGCCGGCGGTGATCATTCCAGGCTTCCAGCGACCCATCAGGAAAAAGCCCTATATATTTCTGGGTAATGATCTTATCCAGGTCGGTATCCACTGGTTTTCCATTAAAACCAGCACCTGAGTTATGGCCAAATTTTACGGTAGTGCCGTAAGCATTGGGGGAAGTAGATTGCAAATACTGGTTAATCACCTCATCCGGAACATTATTCTTTTTCATGGAAATGGTGATCCCTTCTTCGTAAAGACTTTTAGCATCCTTTCCCATATTCCATCCCCGTAAGGCCCCTTCTGCACGGAGGAAACATACTTCCTGGTAGCTCAGCCGGTCATAGGCCCGCATCCCATCGGTATACTTATCTCCCATACGCGCATAATCCTTTACATTATATTGTATTTTGCTTTTATTGGTAGGAGACAGTCCTGCCGGCACGCCTACCCACCGGTATAACATATTATACTTTTTATCTTCTATCATCACCTCATCGCTGGCCTTGGTTCCCTTGTTAGTAACAGCAAAAAACACCGGTCCGCGGGGATCCACTTTGGAAGGTACCCCTACCCTTATCCTGTTGGCTTTAGGGTCCAGTGGGTTTTCAGCTTTATTCTCCGGATTCCCCAGCAATATACCGGCATCGTCATATACCGGTGTTACTACCTGCCCGGTTTCATCTTTAACTACGGGGAAAGGCTGTCCGCCCAGGCCGGTCAGGAGGTATTCCATAGAACGGCTCATCGCCGCACCATCCCATTCATGGCCATAATAGAAATAACCATTTTCCATATTAGTATACTGGGCGGTCCACTGATTAGAGCGCGGGGCTTTAAACTCATCTCCGATATCCCGTAAAATCCCGGCAGCCACCGCCTCTTCTGCATGCAGTTTAGCCAGTTCAGGATCCCTTTCCGTTAAATGCATAGCCAAACGAAGGCGCAGGGAATTGGCAAACCGTTTCCATTTTTCTATCACTCCTTTAAAAATAATGTCCTGCCTGTCGCTCATCGTGTAAGCATCGGGATCCAGTGCCTCTGACGCTTCCTTCAGTTCTTTCAGCAGGTCCTTGTAGATATCTTCCTGCTTGTCGTATACCGCAGGCTTACCTGAACCATCTGCCAGCTGGGAATATGGTACATCCCCATAGATATCGGTAAACCAGGAGGATACCAGGCATTTCATAATACGGGCGATCTGCAATACATTACTTTTCCCTTTCCTGACCTCATTTTCGTAGCGGATCACCTCATTCAGGTTTTTTACCCAGCCGGCATGGTAATTGGCACTCCAGTAGTCATTGTTCCATCCCACTACCGGGAGGTACTGCTGGCTGTCAAACCCTTCATTGGCCACATACTGACTGAATACATCCAGGAAAAGATTTTGTATACGCTGGTGGATACTTACATCCATTCCGGTCCGGAACATCACGGCAGACAGCAGGTAGGCAGCATCTACCTTATCCGCGGAAGCCGCATTGGGATTTACATTCATCTCATCAAAGCCCTTATCACAGGAGCTAAGAGGCATTAATGTCATGGCAGCGCCTAACACCGCCACGGGTAAAGAAATATATCTGTGCTTGATTGTCATAATAATGCGCTTTAATGTTTTACTAGAAACCTACTTTAAGATTTAAGCCATAGCTGCGGGTAGATGGCATCCCTACATATTCGAAACCGCTGGCAGAGGCTGCCATACTTGATTCCGGATCAATACCGGGCACACTATTGTGGATAATCCACAGATTACGGGCAACAAATCCAAGGCTCAGGTCTTTTATAACCGTTCTACTAAGTATATGGCGTGGCAGCTGGTAAGTGAGTGTTACCTCTCTCAACCGGACACTGTTGGCATTATATACAAATGCAGAATTAATGCCCCCGCCATTCAGGCCAGCTACGCGTTTCCAGTACTCTTCAGCGGTAACCGGTACATTGTTCGTTTTTCCATCTTCAAATACACCATCTACTACAAATTTTTCGTCACGCCCATTTACGGTACCTGCGGCAGTACCGTAATAGTACATAGAAGCCAGTGTACCGGAGTAGATCTGGCCACCCTGGCGGATGTCGAGCAGGAAGCCCATACTCAGATTTTTATAGCTGAAAGTATTATACACCCCGCTTGCCCACTTAGGCTGGAAATTACCGAGTAAGGTATTGGCTCCGGAAGCCATTGGTTTGGGCAGTCCGGTTTCATCCACTACCACCTTTCCTTCTGCATTACGTGTAAAGTCTGTTCCGTAAAAGTCGCCATAGTCCTTGCCTTCCAATACCAAAGACATGATCGTGCCGAAATAGGTAAAAATGGATTGTTTTACTTCCGGATGCAGCTCCACCATGCGGTTGGTGTTACGGGAATAGTTGACCGTAATATCCCAGTTGAACCCTTTTTCCTGGCGGACAGGGCTGCCGGTTAAGGTAAATTCAAATCCTTTGTTCTGTACATTGCCCGCATTGATCAACCGGGTATTGTAGCCAGTGGTGGAAGAAACGCCCAGGTCAATAATCTGATTAAAGGCATTCTTCTTATACCAGGTCATATCCATGCCCAGGCGGTTACCTAATAGTTTCAGATCCAGTCCGATTTCTGATGAACGGATAATTTCCGGCATCAGCTCATAGTTGGGACGGGAATTAGGCAGCTCTGTACCAATCGCGTCTGTACCAGGTATAGGCCTGATATCATACGTGGGTGCGGTACCATAAGGGCCACGGTCATTACCTGCTTCAGCGATAGCTCCTCTTACTTTCACCATCGAGATAAAGCGGGGTACTTCCACATTAAAGTTTCTCAGCACCTGGTCTATAATGACACTTCCTACATAAGAAGGATAACCAAAGGAGCGGTTTTTCTTATCCAGCGTGGAAGACCAGTCGTTACGATAGGTATAGTCAAAGAACAGGAAGTCTTTATAGGATAAATTCACAAATCCATACAAGGAGTTCATCCCTCTTTTGGTGATAGAGCGGTTGTAATATCCCGGTGTAGGGCTATTGGTAATGTTCCACAATTTATCTACCAGGAGGCCGGTCGTTTGTCCGCCATCACCACGATAGGTGGCACGCATCTGGTTGCCGCCCAGGCTTACACTAGCCTGCAAGGGACCAAATGTACGGTTGGCCGTCAGGAGGAAGTCGACGTTCGTTTCCTTTCCTGTTCCACTGCCAAAAGAATAAGAACCTTTGTTGATAGCCTGAGAACCTATGGTATTCATAGGTGTCTTCACCTCATTAAAGCTGGCATTGAAATTCATCGTATGCCTGGCCTGTAATTTCAGCCAGTCTGTAAACTGGTATTGCAGGCTGATCAGGCTGAGATAACGGTCGTTATCATCATTGTTCTGCATGTTATATAATACCCAATATGGATTTTGCTCTGTTGGGTAATAAGATCTTGGCATGCCGTTCGCCTCTTCCGGCGGATTCAGTTCTGATACGGTTACAGAACGGGGCATTTTGATAAAGTTGTAATAGATATTATCTGAATACCCACCAGCAAACGGGCGGTTTTTAACGTCCTGCTTGATATAATTCAGTTTCGCATCAATAGATAACTTCTTATTAAACAAGAAAGCATTAATACGGCCGGTAATGTTATCGCGGCTCAGATCATATCCAGGCATAATACTTTCATTACGCAGGTTGGTATATCCCAGGCGATAGGTAACAATATCTGTTCCTCCATCTACCTCTACCGTATTGGTAAACGTAGTACCGGTTTTAAAGAAATTCTTTACCCCGTTGGGATCTGCTTTCAGCGGGCGTTTTTTGCCAGTCCAGTCGGTTACTTCCTGACCAGTTATTTTTGGGCCCCAGCTTTCAATCGTATTGGTATTAAACTGGCCCGAAGTGCCTTGGGCATATTCATTCTGAAAATCATAGAACACCAAGGGGGTTTCAGCGGTAAAACTGGAATTCAGGTTTACCCTTACCTTGCCGGCCTTTCCTTTTTTGGTAGTGATGAGGATCACCCCGTTTCCTCCGCGGGTACCATACAGGGCTGCAGCAGCAGGGCCTTTCAGCACAGAAATGGTTTCAATATCATCCGGGTTGATATTAGACACATCAGATCCCCGGTCCATACCGCCCCAAAGGCTAGTGCCCATTGAAGTCTGGTCATTTTGCAATGGCATCCCGTCAATAACGATCAAAGGTTCATTTCCATCCACTTTCAGGGAGTTAAAGCCGCGGATGATAATTTTGGCAGAACCTCCGGGACCACCACTTCCCTGATAGAGCTGTAAGCCGGCAATCTTACCAGATAAGCTGTTGATCACATTCGTTTCCTTAGCAGTACTCACTTCACTCCCATCGATCTGTTGCATGGAATACCCCAGTGCTTTCTGTTCACGCTTGATCCCCAGAGCGGTAACTACCACTTCCCCAACTTTCTGGGATAACTGTGTCAGCTGGATATTGATCGTGTTGCGGCCTCCCACTGCCTCTTCCTTTGACTGGAAGCTAACATAGGAGAAAAGCAGGGTGTCCTGTGCAGACGGGAGGGTAATGCTGTAATTACCGGTACCATCTGTGATGGCCCCCTTTCCGGTGGCTTTGCTCCGCACAACAGCACCTGGCAAAGGTTCTCCTTTTTCGTCCGTTACCTTACCCGTTACCGTGATCTGTTGCTGAATAGGTGCAGGGCTACGTTTTTCCACCGCGGGTGGCGTTTGCCCCGGCTTGCGGTAAATTACCACACTGGTGCTGGCATTCCGGAAGCTGAGGTCTGTTTCCCCTAATAAAGTGGCCAGCACTTTATCCAGTGCTTCATTCCTAAAGGCTGTAGCCTTTACCTGGAAGCGGGTTAATTCATTGATGTTGTAGGAAAAATCTACGTTCGCCGCTTTGCTGATCTGCATAACAGCTTTATCCAGGGTGCCTGCCGGTATCTTAACAGAAATACGGCGTTCGCCCTGATCGTCCTTAAAAGCAGCTGCATTTAGTGGCAGCCACGTTCCCAGCAGCAGGCATAATAATACGGCGCCTGCCTTCATGGAATTACCCAGTAACTTTTTCTTCATAGTGCTATCCTTTAGCCAGAGATTGAATTTGCCCGAACGAATGGTATTAGCATCGTGGGTACAGGTTGATAAAATCATTATACATTGCAGGGAATGACTGCATCCATTCTGATTGACGAACCAGGTGGCAGGTAGTACTAAATGCCTGTAAAATAAATTTGTACTGGGAAAGAATAACAGTGTCCCTATTGATTGCAGCCGGGTCCGGTGATCAATACGATATCTCCTTTTATAGTGTAGCTGATATGTTGTATATCCCTCAGAATGTCCAGCACTTCGGGTAAAGGCTGCTGACGGTTAAAGCGGATATTATTAGTACAATGCTTAAAGTTATTATGATTATACTGTAGTGTAACATTAAAGGTGTTCTCAATAGCAATCGCTATTTCATCAAAGCCTGCCTGTTTTAATACAATTTTCCCCTGCGTCCAGCTGGCCATTTCATCGACCTCCTGTGTATCCCTGGAAAATGTTTTTTTCATAGCATCGTATTGCAATACCTGACCCGGCATAAGCGCCCCTAATTCATTAAGCTGCTGTTTCACCGCCACCTTTCCGGTCTTAACGGCAACAGCAATGTTATTCAGCTGCGGATAAGATTTAACAACAAAGGAAGTTCCCAATACCTGGACATTCAGTTCTCCCGATTTTACCCGGAAAGGCTGTTCTGCATCAGGCTGCACTTCCACAAAAATTTCTCCTTCATTTAATTCCAGCAGCCTTTCTTTATTACCGAAGGAAGCAGCATATTGCATTTGTGCCCCGGCATTCATCCATACCCAGGAACTATCCGGGAGCATCACCTTTCTTACACTTCCCTTTGGGTTGGAGATCACCACCCATTCAGGCGCCACGGCTTTCTGCTGAAAAAGAAAATGAGAAGCCAGCAGGTACAGGGCAACCGCCGCTGCTATACTCCCTATACTCCACCCTATACGTGCTACCCGCTTTTTCCTGGCCATATCCACAGCCAGTTCATTATTTAAACGGCTTTGATGAATGCGGTCCAGTATTTCCTGCCGCATCTGTGCTTTTGCCTGGTTAGATGAGGGAGTATCAGTATTGGGGGGTATCCTGTACGGGTCGTTTTGATCTTGCTGCTCCATTCAAGTGGATGATTTACGTATTGACGGACAAATGTAATAAAAGTACCAATGTTGATGCATCTGCATTCAGGACAATAACCTGCTTCGCAATTGCTTTAATGCGTAACTAAGTTGATTTTTCACTGTTTGCGGAGATAAGGACAGGTGCAAAGCAATTTCCCGGATGCTCATCTGCTCTTCCCTGCTTAGCTTAAACACTTCCCGCACCCTGGCAGGCATATTATTTATCTCCAGCACCAGCGCCTTTTGCAACTCTTTGGTAGTAAAAGCGTGCAGACTTTCATTTTCGTCCGTAACCGCATTGTATATTTGTGTATGCTGGTGCTTTTGTTGGCAAACTTCCTTGCGTTTTATGTCAATTATCTTATTCTGCAGAGATTGATAAAGGTAGCCTCCCAATGTTTTATGGATCTGTAGCTGGGTACGCTTATCCCATATTGCCAGGAAGATATCGTGTACAATATCTTTAGACAATTCTATATCCTGTGTTTTCCTGAATGCCGCATCAAATACATTTTCCCAATACCTTTCGTAAAGTTCGTTGAAAGCGGGGATATAGTCTGCTTTCATTAACGTCATCAGTTGTAGGTCGTCCTTCTCTTTCAGTGACATAATAATAATGGTTGACTTAATACTGCTTTATGCCAGTGCCAGCAATTTATTCCTTACCAGCAAACAGGCGCCTATGATACCAGCTTTTTCTCCCAGCCGTGAAAATGCCAGTTGCGTATCATTATTTACCAGGCTCAATGAATACCGGTTGATCGCATTCTTTACCGGTAATCTGATATAATCCCCTGTAGTAGCCATACAACCCCCTAATATCACCATTTCAGGATTAAAAAGATTAATCAGCATAGCAATCCCTTTTCCCAATTTCTCCCCTACTTCTGCTATCAGTTCAATCGCCAGCATATCATCATTATTGGCGGCATGCACAATATCTTCCAGGGTTATTTCTTCCGGCTTTATCCCATGCTGCGTTACGATAACAGAGGAAACCCCTTCTCTCAGCTTTTCCCCGAAGTTGCGCAAAAGGGCTATCCCGGAGGCCTCTGTTTCCAGGCATCCCTTTTTTCCACAATGACAGATCAGCTCATTATCAAAAAAAGGAATGTGGCCAAATTCGCCGGAAAAGCCGGACTTGCCGTAATACAGCTGCCCGTTGATCATTACCCCCATGCCAATGCCATGATCCAGGTTGATATACAGCACATTTTTCTCTGTATTTACAATGCCACAGCAGAATTCACCGTATGCCATTGCCCGGGAATCATTTTCCAGGAATGTACGCACGCCCAGCCGGGACTCTATTACTTTGCTGAGTGGCTCTTCATTGAAGTAAAAAAAACTGTAACTATATCCCGTGGCATAGTTGATCCTTCCTGTCAGATTCAGCCCTACCCCCAGTATTTTCTGCTTACTGACGGGCAGCTCTCCCATAAATTCCTGAATGATGCTACACAAGGCATCCAGCGAAGCGGGAGAGTTTTCCAGTGTATAAGGTACCTTACCTTTAAAAGTGACCAGATTCCTTTTAAAATCCAGT encodes:
- a CDS encoding SusC/RagA family TonB-linked outer membrane protein; the protein is MKKRRFGRNSCVFHLAIKLFLIMKLSFALVLLTFLHTSANVFSQEKFTLRFEKTEADKIFAKIQKESDYRFFYNYGYIKKLGKIDLQVKDAALSEIMKQVLDSTLSYKIVDEKLVVISPKGEIDRQDKITGKVSDANGNPLIGVSVKEKNGKAGTVTDVNGQFSLTAANGTILVFSYMGYEAQEVMVNGNAPLAVTLIESTSGLNEVVVVGYGTQKKKDITGAISSVNGKDLRNIPVRSAAEALQGKAAGVMVTQSSGSPGSPAIVRIRGIGSIHGSNTPLYIVDGLPQTDIAWLNPTDIEAMDILKDASTAAIYGARASNGVVIVTTKKGDKRDEKMHVTFDTYTGIQSAWKRPHMLNAEEFIQYKIRAASAVGAAPPQDFATPQKIAEALKFVESNTGSRNGTDWWKEIIQENAPIQSYNLGITGAGKNLTYATNLGYMNQKGIVKGSDYERISWRTNVGADISPRVKFSSNIGLIYESRRNVDENNPYTGTIFSAMTADPITPVFRNNLKDVPDFYNRIMDGYEGNNPFSQYGGILYTNKPNPAAQVERMRQSKWEGIAIKGGASLDVKIIDPLTFRSNFGLDLSRGLSKGFTPSYRLNAFDYQTNNTVSNSSSWNNYFVWENTLTYDQTWGKHHVTALGGISAELTKGLNYGASKSGIVNNDEDMRIIDAGTILPGASGYTYANSLQSFFGRVNYVYADRYILAANIRRDASSYFDQDYRWGTFPSVSAAWRFTEEDFIKNAGLSWLTDGKLRGSYGTIGNQNVGISGAYLSTYGNLPIPNRYLFGDNNTGYLGAGRSGIGLPTLQWETSKQTDIALDLLLFNGKLDVTIDYFNKRINDMLLTVPMPTTMGYPGDPWSNAGSMENKGWELSVGYNNKVGDFTYGIKGNISTFKNKVLTLGGGEPVIGTAHLNEAITRTEIGMPVGYYFGWIADGIFQNQAEVDKSPQKGVSTPGDIRFRDINGTDANGKVIAGPDGKLDAADRTMIGNPWPDFTYGLNMNFGYKNFDLSLFWQGSQGNDVMNILRYDTEAGTGWYNAPKGFLEKAWNGEGSTNKYYKISNNAGLNTNISSYFVEDGSYLRLKNVQLGYNFPEQWLKSARISNIRLYVGAQNLFTFTKYTGLDPEMGNASPLLMGIDQGYFPQARTFLIGVNARF
- a CDS encoding FecR family protein is translated as MKSERILELIARKLGRAAGPDELQELEALLVQHPEYRYVEEVIHAIGGNRQHIETPVEEQDIMLTGWEQLSSKLEEGVPEVKRRKFPLKSAWLAAAAVLLVLLAGGGWLWKKQHTGGRAAGEEVVKYEIVAGNGTLKKAVLPDGTQIWLNAGSKLTYTNDFMGLAREVKLEGEAFFDVTRNHTKPFIVYTDHLTVRVLGTAFNVKAYKGDRNAETTVIDGKVQVIMGNNPDRKVILSKQEKLIMPLEAVPTNHQQEMRPVNALKYQVQELPINRQDSSLVMETAWLNQKLAFVNETFEEVAHKMERQFDVHIHFENEALKYEVLAGVFEKEGVDKALRLLQMTTGFRYRIEKKEIYLFK
- a CDS encoding RNA polymerase sigma-70 factor, whose product is MEELLYRIQFKDDQLAFKAFYQQQVFRLFQFAYTFIKNRQMAEEVVNDVFVKLWEKRKVLDKISNMKVYLYVAVKHTALNHLRTVIPFQELDLDNVHVQHFQLSLNAEQLLLTNELQQAIAAAIQQLPPKCKLIFKLVKEDGLSYSEVADILGIATKTVDAQLVIALKKLSHLLQPFLQRTSSKKIIGDTIQD
- a CDS encoding SusD/RagB family nutrient-binding outer membrane lipoprotein; protein product: MTIKHRYISLPVAVLGAAMTLMPLSSCDKGFDEMNVNPNAASADKVDAAYLLSAVMFRTGMDVSIHQRIQNLFLDVFSQYVANEGFDSQQYLPVVGWNNDYWSANYHAGWVKNLNEVIRYENEVRKGKSNVLQIARIMKCLVSSWFTDIYGDVPYSQLADGSGKPAVYDKQEDIYKDLLKELKEASEALDPDAYTMSDRQDIIFKGVIEKWKRFANSLRLRLAMHLTERDPELAKLHAEEAVAAGILRDIGDEFKAPRSNQWTAQYTNMENGYFYYGHEWDGAAMSRSMEYLLTGLGGQPFPVVKDETGQVVTPVYDDAGILLGNPENKAENPLDPKANRIRVGVPSKVDPRGPVFFAVTNKGTKASDEVMIEDKKYNMLYRWVGVPAGLSPTNKSKIQYNVKDYARMGDKYTDGMRAYDRLSYQEVCFLRAEGALRGWNMGKDAKSLYEEGITISMKKNNVPDEVINQYLQSTSPNAYGTTVKFGHNSGAGFNGKPVDTDLDKIITQKYIGLFPDGSLEAWNDHRRLHKPVLLPFAAPDPSTIKAKDGSPGNYIKRMTYPPGEKVSNEANYMDAVNRMGGTDAVSTNVWWDKE